The following coding sequences are from one Canis lupus baileyi chromosome 19, mCanLup2.hap1, whole genome shotgun sequence window:
- the LOC140610871 gene encoding olfactory receptor 7D4-like, which produces MEAGNHTRVSEFFLQGLSDDPELQPFLFGLFLFMYLVTMLGNLLIILAILSDSHLHTPMYFFLSNLSSVDICFISTTVPKMLVNIQTHSKDISYTGCLIQVYFFMIFAGMDGFLLTVMAYDRFVAICHPLRYTIIMNPRLCGLLVLMCWFIIFWVSLIHVLLVRQLTFCPGTEIPHFFCEVVQILKVACSDTLINNIFLYVSTVILGVFPLSGIFFSYSLIVSSLMKMSSAAGKYKAFSTCGSHLSVVSLYYGTSLGLYFSPSATHSSQSSIGSVMYTVVTPMLNPFIYSLRNKDVKGALARLHSRGTLCM; this is translated from the coding sequence ATGGAAGCAGGAAACCATACCAGAGTGTCAGAATTTTTCCTCCAGGGCCTCTCAGATGATCCAGAACTGCAGCCCTTCCTCTTTGGCTTATTTCTCTTCATGTACCTGGTCACCATGCTGGGAAATCTGCTCATCATCCTGGCTATCCTCTCTGACTCCCATCTCCACactcccatgtacttcttcctctccaatcTATCTTCTGTTGATATCTGTTTCATCTCTACCACTGTCCCAAAGATGCTGGTAAACATCCAGACACACAGCAAAGACATCTCCTACACTGGATGCCTCATTCAGgtgtatttttttatgatttttgccGGGATGGATGGTTTCCTCCTGACCGTGATGGCCTATGACCGGTTTGTGGCTATCTGCCACCCCCTGCGCTACACAATCATCATGAACCCACGGCTGTGTGGCTTGCTGGTTCTGATGTGTTGGTTTATCATTTTCTGGGTCTCCCTGATTCATGTCCTACTGGTGAGGCAGCTGACCTTCTGTCCAGGCACAGaaattccacatttcttctgtgAAGTGGTTCAGATCCTCAAGGTGGCCTGCTCTGATACCCTCATCAATAACATCTTCTTGTATGTGTCCACTGTCATATTGGGTGTGTTTCCTCTCAGTGGGATCTTCTTTTCATACTCTCTGATTGTCTCCTCTTTAATGAAAATGTCCTCTGCAGCaggaaaatataaagcattttccaCTTGTGGGTCTCACCTCTCTGTGGTCTCCTTGTACTATGGGACAAGCCTGGGGCTCTATTTCAGTCCTTCTGCAACTCATTCTTCCCAGAGCTCCATTGGCTCAGTGATGTATACTGTGGTCACCCCCATGCTGAATCCCTTCATCTATAGCCTGAGAAATAAGGATGTGAAGGGCGCCCTGGCAAGACTCCACAGTCGAGGAACCCTTTGTATGTGA